The following nucleotide sequence is from Halomonas chromatireducens.
CGATGCGATCGGTAAAGCGGTTGTAGAAGGCGGTGCCGCTGACCCTCAAGCCATCCAGGTTGTCGTAGATGGCGCCGAGTTCGTAGTTGGTGCTCTTCTCGGGTTCGAGCTCGGGCGAGCCGATGGTGATTGTCTCCCCCTGGTTGGTGAAGCCGGTGATGCCGTCATGCAGCTGGTTGAGCGTTGGCGTCTTGTAGCCGCGGCTCACGCCACCCTTGAGCGTCCAGCGGTCGTTGGTGTTCCACACCAGGTAGCCGCGGGGGCTGAAGTGGCCGCCGAAGGCGTCGTGGTGCTCATAGCGGCCGCCCAGGGTCAGCGCCAGGTCATCGCGCAGCCACCACTCGTCCTCGGCGAACAGCGCCCAGCTCTGCTGTTCGAAGGCCTGATTGCCGGCTGCGCCATCCTCCAGCCGCGCATCGATGTACTGGCCGCCCTGGCCATGCTGCATGCCCCCAGCCAGGGCGCGGTGCTGCTCGATGGCAAGGACATCCAGCAGCTCCCGGTACGCGAACTGGCGCGCCTCCTGGCCCTGCTGCCACAGGAGGCGGTCGCCCCCGAAGGGCTGATCGTTGCCGAACTGGTGCGCTTCGGTCGCCAGCCTCACCAGGGCTGGCTGCGCCAATGGTCGGCTGAGGATCAGGAGGTAGTACGCGAGGCCCTTGTGGCGGCGGACGTGATGGAATTATCAGAACGTACCCTGGACACGCTCTCCGGCGGCCAGCGCCAACGCGCCTGGATCGCCATGACCATCGCCCAGCAAACGCCGTTGCTGCTGCTCGACGAACCGACCTCGGCGCTGGACCTGGGCCACCAGATCGAAGTCTTCGAACTGGTGCGAAGGCTCGCCGCCGGCGGGCGTACCGTGGTGATGGTACTCCACGACCTGGCCAGCGCCTGCCGCTACGCCGACCACCTGCTGGCGCTGCACAACGGCCAACTGGTGGCCGCCGGCCCACCGGGCGAGGTCGTCACTACCGGCCTGGTACGCCGGCTCTACGATATCGACTGCACGCTGATTCCCGACCCCGACCCCGCCACCGGCAGCCTGCTGCTGGGCAATGTAAGGAGGGCGGGGCGGTTTGAGGAAGCCTGCTAGGCTCTGTCCGAAAACTGGCTGCGCTCGGCCATACGGCGTTAAAAATTGGCTCAAAGTACTCATTTACACCCCGTA
It contains:
- a CDS encoding ABC transporter ATP-binding protein encodes the protein MLFEGLIAGCAILQPRIDVLAALAMLHAPSQGAVLLDGKDIQQLPVRELARLLALLPQEAVAPEGLIVAELVRFGRQPHQGWLRQWSAEDQEVVREALVAADVMELSERTLDTLSGGQRQRAWIAMTIAQQTPLLLLDEPTSALDLGHQIEVFELVRRLAAGGRTVVMVLHDLASACRYADHLLALHNGQLVAAGPPGEVVTTGLVRRLYDIDCTLIPDPDPATGSLLLGNVRRAGRFEEAC